The Burkholderia pyrrocinia genome includes a region encoding these proteins:
- a CDS encoding PLP-dependent aminotransferase family protein: MDTVILADWLSTRLDRGSSEPMYRQLLQQMQQAILTGELGPGTKLPSSRTLAADLSIARNTVLHVYDQLTAEGYVLTTTGSGTYVADTRPDAAAIRVPGAAPPPSDAGESPLPDAQGSLSMRGRQLIEHAGVSRRQWGAFMPGVPDVSEFPSRTWSRLQARLWKEANPELLTYAPGGGYRPLRRALADYLRVARSVKCSPDQVIITTGIHQSIDLAVRLLSDIGDRAWVEEPCYWGVRSVLQATGLTLAPVPVDQEGLDPSASDMQHPPRLVLVTPSHQYPLGMVMSLARRRMLLEYARQHRCWIIEDDYDSEFRYGSRPLASLQGLDDGGRVIYVGSLGKMLFPGLRMGYMVVPEHLVDTFRTGLSELYREGQLMQQAVLAEFIMDGHLTSHVRRMRTLYGERRQLMIDAIRARFGDALPVMGDEAGLHLVLGLPDACDDRAVTQSAFDAGVIVRPLTSYYSRQDTARRGLLLGYACVAHEGIGPAFDTLANTIEQHLPQHVTRAA; encoded by the coding sequence TTGGATACCGTGATCCTCGCCGACTGGCTCTCCACCCGCCTCGACCGCGGTTCGTCCGAGCCGATGTACCGGCAGTTGCTGCAGCAGATGCAGCAGGCCATCCTGACCGGTGAATTGGGGCCAGGAACAAAACTGCCGAGTTCGCGGACGCTCGCGGCCGACCTGTCGATCGCACGCAATACCGTGCTGCACGTGTACGACCAGTTGACGGCCGAAGGCTACGTGCTGACGACGACCGGCAGCGGCACCTACGTGGCCGATACGCGGCCGGACGCCGCCGCGATCCGCGTGCCGGGCGCCGCGCCGCCGCCGTCCGACGCCGGTGAGTCGCCGCTGCCGGACGCGCAGGGCAGCCTGTCGATGCGCGGCCGGCAACTGATCGAGCACGCGGGCGTGTCGCGGCGCCAGTGGGGCGCATTCATGCCGGGCGTGCCGGACGTGTCGGAATTTCCGAGCCGCACGTGGAGCCGCCTGCAGGCGCGGCTGTGGAAGGAAGCGAACCCCGAGCTGCTGACCTATGCGCCGGGCGGCGGCTACCGGCCGTTGCGGCGCGCGCTCGCCGATTACCTGCGCGTCGCGCGCTCGGTCAAATGCTCGCCGGACCAGGTGATCATCACGACGGGCATCCACCAGTCGATCGATCTCGCGGTGCGGCTGCTGTCCGACATCGGCGATCGTGCGTGGGTCGAGGAACCGTGCTACTGGGGCGTGCGCAGCGTCTTGCAGGCGACCGGCCTCACGCTCGCGCCGGTGCCGGTCGACCAGGAAGGGCTCGACCCGAGTGCCAGCGACATGCAGCATCCGCCGCGGCTCGTGCTCGTCACGCCGTCGCATCAGTACCCGCTCGGCATGGTGATGAGCCTCGCGCGGCGCCGGATGCTGCTCGAATACGCTCGCCAGCACCGCTGCTGGATCATCGAGGACGACTACGACAGCGAATTCCGCTACGGCAGCCGCCCGCTCGCATCGCTGCAGGGGCTCGACGACGGCGGCCGCGTGATCTACGTCGGCAGCCTCGGCAAGATGCTGTTCCCGGGCCTGCGGATGGGCTACATGGTCGTGCCCGAGCATCTGGTCGACACTTTCCGCACCGGGCTGTCGGAGCTGTATCGCGAGGGCCAGCTGATGCAGCAGGCCGTGCTCGCGGAATTCATCATGGACGGCCACCTGACTTCGCACGTCAGGCGGATGCGCACGCTGTACGGCGAGCGCCGGCAACTGATGATCGACGCGATCCGCGCGCGTTTCGGCGATGCGCTGCCCGTGATGGGCGACGAGGCCGGCCTGCATCTGGTGCTCGGCCTGCCCGACGCCTGCGACGATCGCGCGGTCACGCAGAGCGCGTTCGACGCGGGCGTGATCGTGCGCC